The Ralstonia wenshanensis genome includes a region encoding these proteins:
- the folE gene encoding GTP cyclohydrolase I, translating into MKLTLDPPGFAGAAGSVPLSVRIRERLMSAGHRFHANDNIAAYLRDGELDLLQAEVEERLQAVLRALVIDVEQDHNSRETARRVAKMFVREVFAGRYVEAPEVTAFPNAERLNELMVVGPLRVRSACSHHLCPVMGRAWVGVMPHKDSQLIGLSKYARLIDWVMSRPQIQEEAIKQIADLLEDRMAPDGLAVVLEAEHYCMHWRGTKDDGSRMVSSVMRGVFLTDPSLRREFLALLPGRTGD; encoded by the coding sequence CCGGTGCGGCTGGCAGCGTGCCGCTTTCTGTCCGGATTCGTGAGCGGTTGATGAGCGCAGGCCACCGCTTTCACGCCAATGACAACATCGCGGCCTACCTGCGCGATGGCGAACTGGATCTCCTGCAGGCCGAGGTTGAGGAGCGCCTGCAAGCCGTGCTGCGTGCGCTGGTCATCGATGTCGAGCAAGACCACAACAGCCGGGAGACGGCTCGCCGCGTCGCCAAGATGTTCGTGCGCGAGGTATTCGCGGGGCGCTACGTCGAGGCCCCCGAAGTGACCGCGTTTCCGAATGCGGAGCGGCTCAACGAACTCATGGTGGTGGGGCCGTTGCGCGTGCGCAGCGCCTGCTCTCACCATCTGTGCCCGGTCATGGGGCGTGCGTGGGTTGGTGTCATGCCGCACAAAGACTCCCAGTTGATCGGGCTGTCCAAGTACGCCCGGCTGATCGACTGGGTCATGAGCCGCCCCCAGATCCAGGAAGAAGCCATCAAGCAGATTGCCGACTTGCTGGAAGACCGCATGGCGCCCGATGGCCTGGCGGTCGTGCTGGAGGCGGAACACTACTGCATGCACTGGCGCGGCACGAAGGACGACGGGTCGCGCATGGTGAGCAGCGTGATGCGCGGCGTGTTTTTGACCGATCCCAGCTTGCGGCGCGAGTTTCTTGCGCTGCTGCCCGGCCGCACCGGCGATTGA
- a CDS encoding NAD(P)/FAD-dependent oxidoreductase, protein MNILQFPAKRIAVVGSGISGLAAAHFLAKRHAVTLFEAAPRLGGHTNTVDIEEGGQVFGVDTGFLVFNARTYPNLIALFDELGVAHCESDMSFSVSVDGGALEWAGTSLGTVFAQPRNLVSARFLSMLGDILRFNRQAHANLAAARNERHSLGALLAAGRYGEPFCAHYLLPMAAAIWSTPSRDILAFPAETFLRFCLNHGLLQIFNRPRWRTVKGGARSYVHTIARGLADVRVGTPVRGIHRAADHVDVRTDSGSERYDAVVLATHAPQTLRLLDDPTDDERAVLGAFRYQPNTAFLHRDTRLLPRRRRVWSAWNYLDASRAGTTGAAPCVSYLLNQLQPLPVSTPVVVTLNPSEPPAPELEYQRFEYEHPVFDQPAIDAQARLPELQGRGHTWFAGAWTGYGFHEDGLKSALRVVADFGCAPAWAQVAP, encoded by the coding sequence TTGAACATTCTTCAGTTTCCTGCAAAGCGCATTGCCGTGGTCGGCTCCGGTATCTCGGGGCTCGCGGCTGCGCATTTTCTTGCGAAGCGGCACGCCGTGACGCTGTTCGAGGCCGCCCCTCGGCTTGGCGGGCATACCAATACAGTCGATATTGAAGAAGGCGGGCAAGTCTTCGGCGTCGACACCGGCTTTCTGGTCTTCAACGCGCGCACGTATCCTAACCTCATCGCGCTGTTTGACGAGCTTGGCGTTGCCCATTGCGAGAGCGACATGTCGTTCAGCGTGTCGGTTGACGGCGGGGCGCTGGAATGGGCCGGCACCAGCCTGGGTACGGTCTTTGCCCAGCCGCGCAACTTGGTGTCGGCGCGGTTTCTGTCGATGCTGGGCGACATCCTGCGCTTCAACCGGCAAGCCCACGCCAATCTGGCGGCGGCGCGCAACGAGCGCCACAGCCTGGGCGCGCTGCTTGCCGCCGGCCGCTATGGCGAGCCGTTCTGTGCGCATTACCTGTTGCCGATGGCGGCGGCAATCTGGTCCACGCCCAGTCGCGACATCCTGGCATTTCCGGCGGAAACCTTTCTGCGGTTTTGCCTAAACCACGGCTTGCTGCAGATTTTCAACCGGCCGCGTTGGCGCACCGTCAAAGGCGGGGCACGCAGCTATGTCCACACGATTGCGCGCGGGCTGGCAGATGTGCGCGTCGGCACGCCGGTACGCGGCATCCACCGTGCGGCGGACCACGTCGACGTGCGGACCGATTCCGGCAGCGAGCGCTATGACGCCGTCGTGCTTGCCACGCACGCGCCCCAGACGCTGCGTCTGCTCGACGATCCCACGGACGACGAGCGCGCCGTGCTGGGCGCCTTCCGTTATCAGCCCAACACTGCCTTCCTGCACCGCGATACCCGCCTGCTTCCGCGTCGGCGGCGCGTGTGGTCGGCGTGGAATTATCTCGATGCCTCGCGGGCGGGCACGACGGGCGCGGCGCCGTGCGTCAGCTATCTGCTGAACCAGTTGCAACCGCTGCCGGTGTCCACGCCGGTGGTCGTGACCTTGAATCCGTCCGAACCGCCCGCGCCCGAGCTGGAGTATCAGCGCTTCGAATATGAGCACCCGGTGTTCGATCAGCCGGCCATTGACGCGCAGGCCCGCTTGCCGGAGTTGCAAGGTCGCGGCCACACCTGGTTTGCAGGCGCCTGGACGGGGTACGGCTTCCATGAAGACGGGCTGAAGTCTGCCCTGCGCGTGGTGGCGGATTTTGGCTGCGCTCCCGCCTGGGCGCAGGTGGCGCCATGA
- a CDS encoding DUF1365 domain-containing protein, whose product MNGDAQLLVGQVMHRRLRPVANRFVYPVFAVRVKLSALGRLTGAWFGVDCLRPLSLRVRDYGPRDGTDLLAWIRGVLSSAGLPADGEVWLQTFPRIAGWMFNPVSFWYCHDAAGTLRAVLAEVNNTFGQHHRYLLCAQDGGAIDAQTVLTCRKQLHVSPFCRVEGGYRFRFTETPATALVRIDYHDQDGLLLHTAIGGWLQPFDAAHLRRALLRQPLLALQVIGRIHWQALRLWVKGVPFFGRGAHDRTSPENSR is encoded by the coding sequence ATGAACGGCGACGCGCAGCTTCTCGTCGGTCAGGTCATGCACCGCCGCCTGCGGCCGGTGGCCAACCGCTTTGTCTACCCGGTGTTTGCCGTGCGCGTGAAGCTCTCGGCGCTGGGGCGACTGACGGGCGCGTGGTTTGGCGTGGACTGCTTGCGGCCGCTGTCGTTGCGCGTGCGTGACTATGGCCCGCGGGACGGCACGGATCTGCTCGCCTGGATACGTGGCGTGCTGAGCAGCGCGGGTTTGCCTGCCGATGGCGAGGTCTGGTTGCAGACCTTTCCGCGCATTGCCGGCTGGATGTTCAATCCCGTCTCGTTCTGGTATTGCCACGACGCGGCCGGCACGCTGCGCGCCGTGCTGGCTGAGGTCAACAACACCTTCGGGCAGCACCACCGTTACCTGCTGTGCGCGCAGGACGGCGGGGCCATCGACGCACAGACCGTGCTGACGTGCCGCAAGCAGTTGCATGTCTCGCCCTTCTGCAGGGTCGAGGGCGGTTATCGGTTCCGCTTTACCGAGACGCCGGCAACCGCGCTGGTGCGCATCGATTACCACGACCAAGACGGTCTCTTGCTGCATACCGCCATCGGCGGATGGCTGCAGCCGTTTGATGCGGCTCACCTGCGCCGTGCGTTGCTGCGGCAGCCGTTGCTTGCGCTGCAGGTTATCGGTCGCATCCATTGGCAGGCCCTGCGTTTGTGGGTCAAGGGCGTGCCGTTCTTTGGCCGTGGTGCCCACGACAGAACTTCTCCGGAGAATTCCCGATGA
- a CDS encoding SAM-dependent methyltransferase, with protein sequence MTASRSLAWVPPHVPAAGRLFLALAGRLRHGFLHLVTPDGDVQIGDAASPLSAELRITDWRACGRILRSGDVGFAEAYRDGWIDTGNLANLLRLAIVNAATLDQAIFGHALARSVLRLRHLLRRNSRRGSRRNIHLHYDIGNDFYRLWLDEGMAYSSAWFNGNLRQGLADAQAAKYRRVCDLLRVGPGMDVLEIGCGWGGLMEMACARGAHVHGITLSEEQRRYTAERLADEPRARVELRDYRDLDGAYDAIASIEMFEAVGESYWSTYFQTLVRCLRHGGRALVQSITIDEAHFERYRAGTDFIQQFIFPGGMLPSRERFIRLAEQHGLRLVDRLDFGRDYAETLRRWSQRFEARLESARALGFDEPFIRIWRLYFAYCEAGFDEGRIGVSQFLLERG encoded by the coding sequence ATGACAGCCTCGCGCTCCCTGGCCTGGGTGCCGCCTCATGTTCCTGCGGCCGGCCGGCTGTTCCTGGCGCTGGCCGGTCGGCTGCGGCACGGCTTCCTTCATCTTGTCACGCCCGACGGCGATGTGCAGATCGGCGATGCCGCGTCGCCGCTGTCGGCCGAGCTGCGCATTACCGACTGGCGCGCGTGCGGGCGCATCCTGCGCAGCGGCGATGTGGGGTTTGCCGAGGCCTATCGCGACGGATGGATCGACACGGGCAACCTCGCCAACCTGCTGCGCCTGGCCATCGTCAATGCCGCCACGCTTGATCAGGCGATCTTCGGTCATGCGCTGGCGCGTTCCGTCCTTCGCTTGCGCCACCTGCTGCGCAGGAACAGCCGTCGCGGCAGTCGCCGCAACATCCACTTGCATTACGACATCGGCAACGATTTCTATCGGCTGTGGTTGGACGAAGGCATGGCATATTCGTCTGCATGGTTCAACGGCAACCTGCGGCAGGGGTTGGCAGACGCCCAGGCCGCCAAGTACCGGCGCGTGTGCGATCTGCTCAGGGTGGGGCCCGGCATGGATGTGCTGGAAATCGGCTGCGGATGGGGCGGCCTGATGGAAATGGCCTGCGCGCGCGGTGCCCATGTTCACGGCATCACGCTCTCGGAAGAACAGCGACGCTACACGGCCGAGCGCCTGGCCGACGAGCCACGCGCCCGCGTTGAACTGCGCGACTACCGAGACCTGGACGGTGCTTACGATGCCATCGCCTCGATCGAGATGTTCGAGGCGGTAGGCGAATCTTATTGGTCGACCTACTTTCAGACGCTGGTGCGCTGCTTGCGGCATGGCGGGCGGGCCCTGGTGCAGAGCATCACCATCGACGAGGCGCACTTCGAGCGGTACCGCGCCGGCACCGATTTCATTCAGCAGTTCATCTTCCCGGGCGGCATGTTGCCCAGCCGCGAGCGCTTTATCAGGCTGGCGGAGCAGCACGGCTTGCGACTGGTCGACCGCCTCGACTTCGGCCGCGACTACGCAGAGACGCTGCGCCGCTGGAGCCAGCGTTTCGAAGCCCGATTGGAATCTGCGCGCGCACTCGGATTCGACGAGCCCTTCATCCGCATCTGGCGCCTGTACTTCGCGTATTGCGAGGCCGGCTTTGACGAGGGCCGGATCGGCGTGTCGCAGTTTCTGCTGGAGCGGGGGTGA
- a CDS encoding DUF1295 domain-containing protein translates to MSAIGVALVALVFLVAVFSAVWAWQLRSGNAGMVDPVWAFSLGMVALLYAWLGAGSLLARVLVGVGGAVWGARLGWHLWRRNAGKPEDARYRKLREEWGTAAPRNMFGFFQLQAAVSMFLSIAFAVPCYRPDAPSVLAMAAAVGLWLMAVTGEALADRQLRSFAADPANRGKTCRVGLWRYSRHPNYFFECVHWLAYVPLAIGTPWAWLTLLPPVAMAWLLVKVSGVPMLEAHMRATRDDYAEYARTTSVLIPWPPRH, encoded by the coding sequence ATGTCGGCGATCGGCGTCGCACTCGTTGCGCTGGTGTTCCTGGTGGCCGTGTTCAGCGCCGTATGGGCGTGGCAGTTGCGCAGTGGGAACGCCGGCATGGTCGACCCGGTCTGGGCGTTCTCACTGGGCATGGTGGCATTGCTTTACGCGTGGTTGGGTGCGGGGTCGTTGCTCGCGCGCGTGTTGGTCGGGGTAGGCGGCGCAGTGTGGGGCGCGCGCCTTGGCTGGCACTTGTGGCGCCGCAATGCGGGCAAGCCGGAAGACGCGCGCTACCGGAAACTGCGCGAGGAGTGGGGCACTGCCGCACCGCGAAACATGTTTGGCTTCTTCCAATTGCAGGCGGCGGTATCGATGTTCCTGTCGATCGCGTTTGCCGTGCCGTGTTACCGGCCCGATGCACCGAGTGTGCTTGCCATGGCGGCCGCTGTGGGCCTGTGGCTGATGGCGGTAACCGGCGAAGCCCTGGCCGACAGGCAACTGCGCAGCTTTGCGGCGGACCCGGCAAACCGGGGCAAGACCTGCCGGGTGGGGCTGTGGCGCTATTCGCGGCACCCGAACTATTTCTTTGAATGCGTGCACTGGCTGGCCTACGTGCCGTTGGCGATCGGCACGCCGTGGGCATGGCTCACGCTGTTGCCGCCGGTGGCCATGGCATGGCTGCTCGTAAAGGTCTCGGGCGTTCCCATGCTCGAAGCCCATATGCGTGCCACGCGCGACGACTATGCCGAATACGCCCGCACAACGAGCGTGTTGATTCCCTGGCCGCCGCGCCACTGA
- a CDS encoding SAM-dependent methyltransferase, with translation MTALSTPTIPPQAAADASDGWLIQCCERGWLPDVLVRAGMRALMRQRLQDEGLHDGELRSRRFNALLDELDGSPIAIETDAANTQHYELPPAFFEAHLGPQLKYSCALYPSGDETLAEAEEAMFACYAERASLADGQCILDLGCGWGSLSLWMAKRYPNARIVALSNSRGQRSWIEARAAERGLTNLSVHTGNIVDFDFADMPAGGRFDRVVSIEMFEHMKNYGLLLGKIARWMRPDAVLFVHIFAHRTLAYHFQVQDGTDWMSKYFFTGGTMPSEALLLHFQEDLRVARQWWVSGAHYARTADHWLANLDAARGRLMPVFVQTYGERQAAVWFQRWRMFYLAVSTLFGYAGGNEWGVAHYRFVKR, from the coding sequence ATGACTGCGCTGTCCACGCCGACCATACCGCCGCAGGCCGCGGCCGACGCCAGCGACGGCTGGCTTATCCAATGCTGCGAGCGCGGTTGGCTGCCGGATGTGCTGGTGCGTGCCGGCATGCGCGCCCTGATGCGCCAGCGTTTGCAAGATGAAGGCCTTCATGACGGCGAACTGCGTTCACGGCGCTTCAACGCGCTGCTGGATGAGTTGGACGGCAGCCCCATCGCAATTGAGACAGACGCGGCCAACACGCAGCACTATGAATTGCCACCCGCATTCTTCGAGGCCCATCTGGGGCCGCAGTTGAAGTATTCCTGCGCGCTATACCCAAGCGGCGATGAAACGCTGGCCGAGGCGGAAGAGGCCATGTTTGCCTGCTATGCCGAACGCGCCAGCTTGGCCGACGGGCAGTGCATTCTGGACCTGGGCTGCGGCTGGGGATCGCTGTCGCTGTGGATGGCCAAGCGCTATCCAAACGCACGCATTGTGGCGTTGTCCAATTCGCGCGGTCAGCGCAGCTGGATCGAGGCCCGGGCTGCCGAGCGCGGGCTGACGAACCTCAGCGTGCACACCGGAAACATCGTCGATTTCGATTTTGCAGACATGCCCGCGGGTGGCCGCTTTGACCGCGTCGTGTCGATCGAAATGTTCGAGCACATGAAGAACTACGGCCTGTTGCTGGGCAAGATTGCTCGCTGGATGCGACCGGATGCGGTGCTGTTCGTGCACATCTTTGCGCATCGCACGCTGGCGTATCACTTTCAGGTGCAGGACGGCACCGACTGGATGTCGAAGTACTTCTTCACCGGCGGCACCATGCCATCCGAAGCGCTGCTGCTGCATTTCCAGGAAGACCTGCGCGTGGCGCGGCAGTGGTGGGTCAGTGGCGCGCACTACGCGCGCACGGCGGACCATTGGCTGGCCAATCTTGACGCGGCCCGTGGCAGGTTGATGCCGGTGTTCGTGCAGACCTATGGCGAGCGCCAGGCCGCTGTGTGGTTTCAGCGGTGGCGCATGTTCTATCTGGCGGTGTCGACCTTGTTCGGCTATGCCGGCGGCAACGAGTGGGGCGTGGCGCATTACCGGTTCGTCAAGCGCTAG
- a CDS encoding DUF2878 domain-containing protein yields MRSHRALLYTVAGQAGWFVCVLSAARDAAWVGIVFVAVLLALHLRQAHRPYQELRLVMWVVVLAAPWETLLIRTGVIVYPHGAVWAGFVPPWLLALWVLFAIQVNVLFRWLRGRWWLAMALGAIAGPLSFRAGAALGAALIPDLTATLGVLAFGWAVWMPLLVWMGERSDGTGSLP; encoded by the coding sequence ATGCGTTCTCATCGTGCTCTCCTCTACACGGTAGCCGGACAAGCCGGCTGGTTTGTCTGCGTGCTGAGCGCCGCGCGCGATGCCGCGTGGGTCGGCATCGTTTTTGTCGCGGTACTGCTGGCGCTTCATCTGCGGCAAGCCCACCGGCCATACCAGGAACTGCGGCTCGTGATGTGGGTGGTGGTGCTCGCGGCGCCGTGGGAAACCCTGCTGATACGCACCGGTGTCATCGTCTATCCGCACGGGGCCGTGTGGGCCGGGTTCGTACCGCCCTGGCTGCTGGCGCTGTGGGTGCTGTTCGCGATCCAAGTGAATGTCCTCTTTCGTTGGCTGCGCGGCAGGTGGTGGCTGGCCATGGCGCTGGGTGCTATTGCCGGCCCGCTGTCGTTTCGTGCGGGAGCGGCACTTGGAGCGGCGCTCATTCCCGATCTGACCGCCACGCTGGGCGTGTTGGCCTTCGGGTGGGCGGTATGGATGCCGCTCCTGGTATGGATGGGCGAGCGCAGCGACGGAACCGGCAGCCTGCCCTGA
- a CDS encoding lipocalin family protein yields the protein MRTHQRGHRWLTLSGWARRLAVFTLAIASAACSSPPPNPNPRAAVPLKTVPVDLPRYMGRWYVIANIPYFGERGNVGSYAEWSLRPDGRIDDAYVYRPGSFDAPFKRMQFVDSVVEGSGGGEWRVRLFWPIYVSQLTLYVDPEYRVTLLGYPDKSLGWVFSRDPNMSDADYRAALSRFDAMGYDISRFRRVPQVPSQIGQPGFQSPGDAN from the coding sequence ATGAGAACGCATCAAAGAGGCCACCGTTGGCTCACCCTGTCAGGTTGGGCACGTCGTTTGGCGGTATTCACGCTGGCCATCGCCAGTGCCGCCTGCTCCAGCCCACCCCCGAATCCCAACCCACGGGCTGCCGTGCCGCTGAAGACGGTACCGGTTGATCTGCCGCGCTACATGGGGCGCTGGTATGTCATCGCCAACATTCCGTACTTTGGTGAGCGCGGCAATGTCGGCAGCTATGCCGAATGGTCCCTGCGGCCCGATGGCCGTATTGACGACGCCTATGTCTACCGGCCGGGCAGTTTCGATGCCCCCTTCAAACGCATGCAGTTCGTTGATTCGGTGGTGGAGGGCAGCGGCGGTGGCGAGTGGCGAGTGCGTTTGTTCTGGCCGATCTACGTGTCGCAACTGACGCTGTATGTCGATCCGGAATACCGGGTGACGCTGCTCGGCTATCCAGACAAGAGCCTCGGCTGGGTGTTCTCGCGCGACCCCAACATGAGCGATGCCGACTATCGCGCAGCACTGAGCCGTTTCGACGCGATGGGATATGACATTTCGCGTTTCCGGCGTGTGCCGCAAGTGCCGAGCCAGATTGGGCAACCGGGCTTCCAATCGCCGGGAGATGCCAACTAG
- a CDS encoding chalcone isomerase family protein encodes MSVGAWADCRDTVPAPQLSGKGALCLFGFCLYDAQLWTAELPPSYNAPFALEVTYRRAIERSRLIETAIDEIRRLQAPVPSDDTLAQWQRAMTPAFPDVKPGDTLCGVYLPGRGARFYANGQLTTEVDDPAFARAFFDIWLAPGTRAPSLRRHLLGKSR; translated from the coding sequence ATGAGCGTTGGAGCGTGGGCCGACTGCCGCGACACGGTGCCCGCGCCGCAACTCTCCGGCAAGGGCGCGCTGTGCCTTTTCGGATTCTGCCTCTACGATGCACAACTATGGACCGCAGAACTCCCGCCCAGCTATAACGCGCCCTTTGCCTTGGAGGTGACGTATCGGCGCGCGATCGAACGCAGCCGCCTCATCGAGACCGCCATTGACGAGATCCGCAGACTCCAGGCGCCCGTCCCGTCCGATGACACCCTCGCGCAATGGCAGCGTGCAATGACCCCCGCCTTCCCCGATGTCAAGCCGGGCGACACCTTGTGCGGCGTGTATTTGCCCGGGCGCGGTGCACGCTTCTACGCCAATGGACAATTGACGACCGAGGTGGACGATCCGGCCTTCGCGCGTGCCTTCTTCGATATCTGGCTGGCACCCGGCACGCGCGCTCCGTCCCTGCGTCGTCATCTTCTGGGCAAGTCACGTTGA